Proteins from one Rhizoctonia solani chromosome 5, complete sequence genomic window:
- a CDS encoding mitochondrial outer membrane protein porin → MSNQPVPPNWKASAYNRRVNPTCLSLELRSRSRPRLPAANLQGCRNPRQQVAVINGDVEAKYSDPKNGLVITQAWTTANVLRTQVELENQIAKGLKLDLNTALLPDKGQKTALVNAIWKQPGLHSRAVVDLFKGPTFTADTVVGRDGFLLGGEAAYDVTAGKVTRYAAAIGFSAPEYAVTLHGLGNFSSYSASYYHRVSRDVEAGAKAVYDTKATTGGVNLEVGAKAYLDSAAFVKAKINNTGVLVLGYTQALRPGVRASFGLALDTQRLNDTAAPAAHKVGASFTFEG, encoded by the exons ATGTCGAACCAGCCCGTGCCCCCCAACTGGAAGGCAAGTGCATACAATCGACGCGTGAATCC GACTTGCCTGTCTTTGGAACTTCGCTCGAGGTCAAGACCAAGACTCCCAGCGGCCAATCTTCAAGGTTGCCGGAACCCGCGACAACAAGTCGCGGTCATCAACGGAGATGTCGAGGCCAAGTACTCTGACCCTAAGAACGGCCTCGTCATCACCCAGGCATGGACCACTGCCAACGTCCTCCG CACTCAAGTCGAGCTCGAGAACCAAATCGCCAAGGGTCTCAAGCTTGATTTGAATACCGCACTCCTCCCTGACAAGGGCCAAAAGACTGCACTTGTTAACGCTATCTGGAAGCAGCCTGGTCTCCACTCGCGCGCTGTCGTCGATCTCTTCAAGGGTCCCACTTTTACCGCCGACACTGTCGTCGGCCGCGACGGCTTCTTGCTCGGTGGTGAGGCCGCGTACGATGTTACTGCCGGCAAGGTCACCCGGTATGCCGCTGCCATTGGCTTCTCTGCTCCCGAGTATGCTGTCACTCTTCACGGATTGGGCAACTTCTCGTCCTACTCTGCGAGCTATTACCACCGTGTTTCTCGCGATGTCGAGGCTGGTGCCAAGGCCGTCTACGACACCAAGGCGACTACTGGTGGTGTGAACCTCGAAGTTGGTGCCAAGGC ATACCTCGACTCGGCTGCTTTTGTCAAGGCCAAGATTAACAATACTGGTGTCCTCGTTCTTGGCTACACCCAGGCTCTTCG CCCCGGTGTTCGCGCCTCGTTCGGTCTCGCACTCGACACCCAGCGTCTCAATGACACtgctgctcctgctgcacACAAGGTCGGAGCCAGCTTCACCTTTGAAGGATAA
- a CDS encoding voltage-dependent ion-selective channel protein produces the protein MPESTRRYLLRPVEPYLPLPELESIRLLRQIFRLLSESARTCPWYEPVQTIPLPSGRFGHVTPRPTRFRQLGPHPGRLERIFIRITLSFIHRRAQSAFSLASTSGWEFSPTGSAPLTRDRIVRLGSARVIPSWSLGSGSGSGSGLGLGSGSGSGSGSGLGLGSGSGSAEVEMWEWTSDGSEWQGRESRGDENETQYEDALSQFHFPTLEESRWAYRAAGVGIDVGTGIGTGAVEKGGTGTVERNGWMVAHPALGEYDQQQQRTVRFPFRFILETVLGIDPATLNLLERGTHEPESISDTAIFGTATDAGITDEDMEAIERSERMVWPSFSLLCVWAAAGLGLPSSKWRVGQR, from the exons ATGCCCGAGTCGACTCGACGGTATCTGCTTCGTCCAGTCGAGCCGTATCTTCCTCTTCCCGAGCTCGAGTCGATTCGACTGCTACGTCAGATCTTTCGTCTCCTATCCGAGTCGGCTCGGACTTGTCCCTGGTACGAACCAGTTCAGACTATTCCCCTCCCATCCGGTCGATTCGGACATGTCACTCCTCGCCCGACTCGGTTCAGACAACTCGGTCCGCACCCGGGTCGACTCGAACGCATCTTCATCCGTATTACCCTCTCCTTCATTCATCGACGTGCCCAGTCCGCGTTTTCCCTCGCGAGTACGAGCGGATGGGAGTTTAGTCCAACGGGGAGCGCGCCTCTCACTCGAGATAGGATCGTTCGTTTGGGAAGTGCGCGCGTGATTCCGAGTTGGAGTttgggttcgggttcgggttcaGGTTcggggttggggttgggttCAGGCTCGGGTTCGGGTTCAGGCTCAGGTTTGGGATTGGGCTCGGGTTCTGGATCGGCCGAGGTCGAGATGTGGGAGTGGACTTCGGACGGGAGCGAGTGGCAGGGAAGAGAGTCGAGGGGAGACGAAAACGAAACGCAGTATGAAGATGCGCTTTCCCAGTTTCATTTTCCGACGTTGGAAGAGAGCAGGTGGGCCTATCGTGCGGCTGGCGTTGGCATTGACGTTGGGACTGGCATTGGGACTGGGGCTGTGGAGAAAGGCGGAACGGGAACAG TCGAGCGGAACGGGTGGATGGTGGCGCATCCGGCACTAGGCGAGTACGACCAGCAACAACAGCGCACGGTGCGGTTTCCGTTTCGGTTCATACTCGAAACGGTACTAGGGATCGATCCTGCGACGCTCAATTTGCTGGAACGTGGGACGCACGAGCCCGAGTCTATTTCAGACACGGCGATATTTGGAACGGCGACGGATGCGGGAATCACAGACGAGGATATGGAAGCGATCGAGCGGAGCGAACGTATGGTGTGGCCGTCATTTTCGCTGCTTTGCGTCTGGGCTGCCGCTGGCCTGGGGCTTCCGAGCTCGAAATGGCGCGTGGGACAGAGATAG
- a CDS encoding dihydroxy-acid dehydratase — protein sequence MRASGERVLNRYSRTVTAPKDQGASQAMLLATEGVGATTDLGKPMVGVASVWYEGNPCNRHLLGLGQKITKSLRQANITGYQFGTVGVSDGISMGTDGMRYSLQSRDLIADQVETAAGGHWLDGMVVVPGCDKNMPGVLMARNRPTKPSWTDGLRRYDQAWVLRRPPQLDIVSAFQSYGKYLQDGETPDAEKFRQDTINHACPGPGACGGMYTANTMASAAEAMGMTLPGSSSFPAEYPEKQQECETIGQAMLNLLEKNILPRDIMTRSAFENAMVLTMILGGSTNAVLHLIAIAHSVGINLTIDDFQSVSDRVPFLADLKPSGKYVMEDVHKIGGIPAVLAYLLENKLIDGNNMTVTGKTLGENLERWTVEKGRLQSGQKVIRPLSEPIKATGHIRILRGNLAPGGAVSKITGKEGLSFKGKARVFDNEAEFVHAIETKSIKKGEKTVVVLRYLGPKGGPGMPEMLKPTSLIMGAGLGLDVACLTDGRFSGGSHGFVVGHVVPEAQVGGPIALVRDGDTIVIDAVANTIDMDVSESELTRRRSEWTAPPLKVKQGTLFKYTKVVEDASHGCVTDA from the exons ATGCGTGCGTCTGGAGAAAGGGTGCTTAATCGTTACAGTCGGACCGTGACAGCACCAAAGGACCAAGGAGCGAGCCAA GCTATGTTATTGGCGACGGAAGGTGTGGGTGCAACCACAGATCTTGGGAAGCCCATGGTCGGCGTTGCTAGCGTATG GTATGAGGGAAACCC ATGTAACCGACATCTTCTCGGTCTGGGGCAAAAAATTACCAAATCACTTCGTCAGGCAAATATTACTGGATACCAATTCGGAACTGTTGGTGTCTCTGATGGAATTAGTATGGGAACAGATGGCATGAGATACTCGTTACAAAGTCGAGACCTAATTGCAGACCAG GTTGAGACAGCCGCTGGAGGCCATTGGTTAGATGGGATGGTTGTTGTACCGGGGTGCGATAAGAACATGCCTGGTGTATTGATGGCACGTAA TCGGCCGACTAAACCGTCCTGGACTGATGGTCTACGGCGGTACGATCAGGCCTGGGTCTTGCGCCGGCCACCACAGCTCGATATCGTCAGCGCGTTCCAATCTTATGGCAAGTATCTTCAGGATGGTGAAACTCCAGATGCGGAAAAGTTCCGGCAAGATACGATCAACCACGCCTGCCCAGGACCTGGCGCCTGTGGAGGA ATGTATACCGCAAACACCATGGCATCTGCCGCGGAGGCGATGGGAATGACACTTCCAGGATCTTCATCCTTCCCCGCGGAATACCCAGAGAAACAACAGGAATGTGAGACTATTGGTCAGGCCATGCTAAATTTGCTTGAGAAAAACATTCTTCCGAGAGACATTATGACAAGGAGTGCATTTGAGAACGCTATG GTTTTGACAATGATTTTGGGTGGCTCGACAAACGCAGTTCTACACTTGATTGCGATTGCGCATTCTGTCGGAATCAACCTCACAATCGACGACTTCCAATCTGTCTCTGACCGCGTGCCATTCCTCGCGGATCTAAAGCCAAGTGGTAAATATGTGATGGAAGATGTTCACAAGATTGGAGGCATTCCGG CTGTCCTCGCCTATCTACTTGAGAATAAACTTATCGATGGGAACAACATGACAGTGACAGGAAAGACGCTCGGAGAGAACCTTGAGAGATGGACTGTGGAGAAGGGAAGGCTTCAATCGGGCCAAAAGGTCATACGCCCGCTGTCTGAACCCATCAAGGCAACTGGCCACATCCG CATATTACGCGGTAATCTTGCGCCTGGGGGCGCAGTCTCTAAAATAACGGGCAAAGAAGGCCTGTCCTTCAAAGGAAAGGCTCGTGTATTTGACAACGAGGCAGAGTTTGTACATGCTATTGAGACCAAGTCGATCAAGAAAGGCGAGAAGACTGTTGTCGTTTTGAGGTATCTTGGCCCGAAGGGCGGTCCCGGTATGCCTGAAATGCTCAAGCCCACGAGCCTGATCATGGGTGCCGGGCTCGGCCTGGACGTCGCGTGTTTGACGGACGGTCGATTCAGTGGAGG ATCTCATGGCTTTGTAGTAGGCCATGTGGTTCCTGAAGCGCAAGTTGGCGGACCAATAGCTCTCGTACGCGACGGAGACACAATCGTAATCGATGCGGTCGCAAATACGATTGACATGGACGTCTCGGAGAGCGAACTTACCCGCCGGCGGAGCGAGTGGACTGCCCCGCCGCTAAAGGTGAAACAGGGCACCCTATTCAAGTATACAAAGGTCGTGGAGGACGCGAGTCATGGTTGTGTAACCGACGCGTAA
- a CDS encoding atypical/RIO/RIO1 protein kinase: protein MAIPVHEIHIVHPGQFDDAEEDVTQPNMSTRREAREALQSELDVLDRAPDFDPRDGQTFIDDDPTGGTLEWSEGEDKDEEDLSDDGLEYDEVNQADWEVADGDFTKQYNRLRQHIQVRSGTAPGSRSALGQNTSVAPLPAVNRSVPKRTAANIPTNDKRLADQAVLFAKFNSRIANISRPYEDMKPGISVNRKAASERANVKDKSDRATNEQVLDPRTRIILFKMIGRGLVWEVNGCVSTGKEANVYHALTPSQPPGHLALKIYKTSILVFKDRDRYVTGEHRFRHGYSKRNPRKMVRLWAEKEMRNLKRLMAAGIRCPEPIEVRENVLVMGFLGNKDGWASPRLKDAQIPSSDLPSLYAELVAVMRLLYHVCKLVHADLSEYNILYHNFHLYIIDVSQSVEHDHPSAFDFLRSDIRNVEAFFTRDGVRTLGSRRLFEFVTHENLTNGGPEDFSTLEAILQEWLTRPEPQGLADAEGGDTRAPLEGSNKQEDAVFLQSYIPRTLNDVYDPERDIERLHRGEGKDLIYGDLTGVVRINEAAEGLVVTDTNRDKDGDLEDSEEEVDSSEEDGAGEENGFVERKPRGKRHEDKDAKKERKKAAKEEAREKRKQKMPKAEKKRRIKATKA, encoded by the exons ATGGCTATCCCAGTTCATGAAATTCATATCgtacacccaggtcaattcgATGACGCAGAAGAGGATGTTACTCAACCAAATATGTCGACCAGACGTGAAGCTCGTGAAGCTCTCCAATCTGAACTCGATGTACTGGATCGTGCTCCAGATTTTGATCCTAGGGACGGCCAAACATTTATTGACGACGATCCTACTGGAGGTACACTGGAATGGTCAGAGGGCGAGGACAAAGACGAGGAGGACCTGTCGGATGATGGGCTTGAATATGATGAAGTCAACCAAGCGGACTGGGAAGTCGCCGATGGGG ATTTTACCAAACAATATAACCGTCTAAGGCAACATATTCAAGTCCGTTCTGGTACGGCACCCGGCTCACGCTCTGCCCTGGGACAAAACACCTCTGTGGCTCCACTCCCAGCTGTGAATAGGTCTGTGCCAAAAAGGACAGCAGCCAACATACCCACCAACGACAAGCGTCTAGCAGACCAGGCAGTATTGTTTGCCAAATTCAACTCTAGGATCGCCAACATCTCCCGGCCATATGAGGATATGAAACCAGGTATCAGCGTCAACCGTAAAGCTGCAAGTGAACGAGCAAACGTCAAAGACAAATCAGACCGCGCGACCAATGAACAAGTGTTAGATCCTCGAACACGCATTATACTATTCAAGATGATTGGCAGGGGCTTGGTGTGGGAGGTCAATGGATGTGTGAGCACTGGGAAGGAG GCCAATGTTTACCATGCTCTTACCCCTTCCCAGCCACCGGGCCACCTTGCGCTGAAGATCTATAAAACGTCTATCTTGGTGTTCAAAGACCGTGATCG CTATGTCACTGGTGAACATCGTTTCCGCCATGGATATTCGAAACGAAATCCGCGTAAAATGGTACGCCTATGGGCAGAAAAAGAAATGCGAAATCTCAAGCGGCTGATGGCGGCTGGGATTCGCTGTCCGGAGCCCATCGAAGTTCGGGAAAACGTTCTAGTCATGGGATTCTTAGGCAACAAGGACGGATG GGCTTCGCCACGGCTCAAAGACGCGCAAATACCTTCTTCAGACCTTCCGTCACTATATGCCGAGCTCGTGGCCGTCATGCGCCTCCTTTACCACGTCTGCAAACTCGTACATGCCGATTTGTCGGAGTATAACATACTTTATCACAATTTCCACCTATACATCATCGATGTCTCTCAATCTGTCGAGCACGATCACCCTTCCGCGTTTGATTTTCTACGTAGTGACATCCGCAACGTCGAGGCATTTTTCACACGAGATGGTGTGCGCACTCTTGGATCCCGACGGCTGTTCGAGTTTGTAACCCACGAGAATTTGACGAATGGAGGGCCTGAAGACTTCTCGACTCTGGAAGCTATCTTACAAGAGTGGTTAACTAGACCAGAACCTCAAGGATTAGCCGACGCAGAAGGCGGCGATACTCGTGCTCCCCTGGAAGGGTCCAACAAACAGGAAGATGCCGTGTTCCTACAATCGTATATCCCACGAACGCTAAACGACGTTTATGATCCGGAGAGGGACATAGAGCGCTTGCACCGTGGTGAGGGGAAGGACCTGATTTACGGAGATTTAACGGGGGTCGTCCGAATCAATGAGGCAGCGGAGGGCCTGGTTGTGACGGACACAAACAGGGATAAGGATGGTGATCTAGAGGATAGTGAAGAAGAAGTCGACAGCAGTGAAGAGGATGGTGCAGGTGAAGAAAATGGGTTCGTGGAAAGGAAGCCTCGGGGAAAGAGGCATGAGGATAAAGATGCCAAAAAG GAGAGGAAAAAGgcggccaaggaggaggcgcgCGAGAAGCGTAAACAGAAAATGCCCAAGGCTGAGAAGAAACGAAGGATAAAGGCGACCAAGGCATAG
- a CDS encoding Fungal Zn(2)-Cys(6) binuclear cluster domain has product MHHPRPQHPPSSRPYLYTGLVDSHLSSRNASSNIRDSRQVPSEEARSAQRNVKPQHPTMSVHPPVPPAIETSEKEDYHGFQVSAARLPPGSPTFALRRVTAPFSHIEYPNISPAKSQISDDYDSESHKSMAMAYDDLSTGGRSHSERRRGYGTTALGFRYSEPQRSQNPAAHSYQAPSERSLGEEHSFRETGQQVELMSAVRPPARRRVRGDSNSSIASIWSNIAVAGDPAYRNDMFLDDRNTSRHAGAQTSPSQPSGRFLPHSAPATYSYDYALEVNSDRHVSAMDVVSQGNFPSSPAIGMDVDPPMIIPPAPRPSELELADPDSPFTYQGAHWDVSNGVFSMASTDADAASLHSQDRPSSRDSIDPIGGGRRSRKATPEQRKPNVDGRKKTTMACHFCRYRKLRCDGGHPCTHCIHREKECTYDATIRRRGPGRKNKSAQETARVQLANRLREEVVREASVQKEVQKSQGRVTRSKVEKQETHKDAWSQTSPQASNFPVSFSSTETSVYSADVGSRPQFPTPEDSPTGRHEYQPLSTPFGYTTRENLALLERFKL; this is encoded by the exons ATGCATCACCCCCGGCCACAACACCCACCCTCCTCTCGTCCCTATTTATACACCGGACTTGTGGATAGTCACCTATCGTCTCGCAACGCTTCTTCCAACATTAGAGATTCTCGACAGGTTCCTTCAGAAGAGGCGCGCAGTGCTCAGAGGAACGTTAAACCGCAGCATCCTACTATGAGTGTGCATCCTCCCGTTCCACCTG CCATTGAAACTAGTGAAAAGGAGGACTATCATGGGTTTCAGGTATCAGCTGCTCGCCTTCCACCGGGGAGCCCAACCTTTGCTTTGCGCCGAGTGACAGCGCCCTTTAGTCACATTGAGTACCCGAATATCTCTCCCGCTAAGTCTCAGATATCGGATGATTACGATTCTGAGTCGCACAAGTCTATGGCGATGGCCTATGACGACTTGAGTACGGGCGGAAGGTCACATTCTGAGCGACGACGCGGTTACGGGACAACCGCCCTCGGGTTTCGCTATTCCGAGCCTCAAAGGTCTCAGAATCCAGCCGCTCACTCTTACCAAGCCCCGTCTGAGCGCTCCCTAGGAGAGGAGCATAGCTTTAGAGAGACAGGTCAACAGGTGGAACTCATGAGTGCCGTGCGCCCTCCAGCCCGACGGAGGGTCCGAGGTGACTCGAACTCCTCGATAGCAAGCATATGGTCGAATATTGCTGTCGCAGGCGACCCAGCTTACCGCAATGACATGTTTCTTGATGATAGAAACA CGAGCAGACACGCTGGAGCACAGACTAGCCCCAGCCAACCGAGCGGCCGTTTTCTGCCGCATTCAGCTCCGGCCACGTATTCGTATGATTATGCCCTTGAAGTGAACAGCGACCGACATGTTAGCGCCATGGATGTAGTTTCGCAGGGCAACTTCCCATCTTCGCCAGCCATTGGGATGGATGTTGATCCTCCTATGATAATCCCGCCCGCACCGAGGCCAAGTGAGCTGGAACTTGCCGACCCGGATTCCCCCTTCACATATCAAGGGGCGCATTGGGACGTCTCTAATGGAGTGTTCAGCATGGCCAGCACCGATGCAGATGCAGCTTCGTTGCATAGTCAAGATCGACCTAGTTCTCGTGACAGCATTGACCCAATAGGTGGTGGTCGGCGTAGTCGCAAGGCCACCCCCGAACAACGTAAGCCGAATGTCGATGGACGAAAGAAGACCACAATGGCATGTCATTTTTGTAGAT ACCGCAAACTTCGTTGCGATGGAGGGCATCCATGCACCCACTGTATTCATCGTGAGAAGGAGTGTACTTATGATGCCACAATTCGCCGACGTGGCCCTGGAAGAAAGAACAAGTCTGCGCAAGAGACTGCGCGAGTGCAGCTCGCAAACCGGCTCCGCGAAGAAGTTGTTAGGGAAGCATCAGTTcaaaaagaagtacaaaagAGCCAGGGACGGGTTACCCGAAGTAAGGTCGAAAAACAGGAAACTCACAAGGATGCTTGGTCGCAAACTTCCCCACAGGCCAGTAATTTCCCCGTGTCATTCTCCAGCACCGAGACATCCGTCTATTCGGCGGATGTTGGCTCTCGGCCCCAGTTTCCTACCCCGGAGGACTCTCCTACTGGAAGACATGAGTACCAGCCATTGTCAACGCCTTTCGGATATACCACGAGGGAGAACCTGGCACTTCTGGAACGATTCAAGCTCTAA
- a CDS encoding DNA excision repair protein ERCC-3 yields the protein MNKRPASEVPVASPLKKIRAESPGAQPQDFQTEIFPAVEFLSDEEDEQGVSAPVPSFLNHGGNRSRSNSGSTPANVIRLGALKRRLEDGGKSSSSRRKNDGLGYLFRNHDFSWAQLKPDHASRPLWISPEDNHIILEGFSPIAEQAQDFLVAISEPISRPAFIHEYKITMYSLYAAVSVGLETNDIIEVLNRLSKANTVVRFIKDCTKHYGKVKLVLKHNKYYVESTHADILQNLLKDNAIRHARVIAPPPTAETNNLSNAKAIVAKPTVVPTPAKQVEASVNDATSGQAGPSRADDADLFTAVVGVDKEDEVDEDESVHSFQIEDSQVDEVKKRCTQLDYPVLEEYDFRNDRINANLDIDLKPMTSIRPYQEKSLSKMFGNGRARSGIIVLPCGAGKTLVGITAACTIKKSTLVLATSGVSVMQWKREFMQWSNITDKQICVFTADQKEKFAGESGIVVSTYSMIANTTNRSHESKKMMDFLTSREWGFILLDEVHVVPANMFRKVITTIKAHSKLGLTATLVREDDKISDLNYMIGPKLYEANWMDLSAKGHIANVQCAEVWCPMTPEFYHEYLREKSRKRMCWRGDKIIVFSDNVYALEAYAKKLNKPFICGSTSQQELQNDVSHPNLLPLWFPPQEAQRLGRILRAKRRNDEGFNAFFYSLVSKDTQEMYYSTKRQQFLVDQGYAFKVITHLAGMDEDPELVYKSRAEQLELMSAVLLESEDKADLGDKMAKGDLDSVMRRGVGGGRGGRFGGGGGAGPSVVRQSGSLGALSGAQQMAYMERSRGANKQLAREDKQKGHSSKLFEQRHKEMEKRRKEAAKNGPK from the exons ATGAATAAACGACCGGCCTCTGAAGTGCCTGTTGCCTCGCCACTTAAGAAAATCCGAGCCGAGTCTCCAGGTGCCCAGCCACAAGACTTTCAGACCGAAATCTTCCCTGCTGTTGAGTTTCTTTccgacgaggaagacgaaCAGGGTGTATCTGCTCCAGTCCCCTCTTTCCTGAATCATGGTGGTAATCGATCTCGTTCCAACTCTGGCTCGACACCCGCCAATGTGATTCGTTTGGGAGCCCTCAAACGACGATTGGAGGATGGTGGAAAGTCTAGCTCTAGTCGACGAAAAAATGATGGACTGGGTTACTTGTTTCGCAATCACGATTTCTCCTGGGCTCAACTCAAACCTGATCATGCCTCTCGCCCGCTTTGGATCAGCCCAGAAGACAATCACATTATTTTGGAAGGCTTTTCTCCAATTGCAGAACAGGCCCAAGACTTTCTAGTTGCTATAAGTGAACCCATTAGTAG ACCTGCGTTTATCCACGAGTACAAGATTACTATGTATTCACTCTATGCCGCGGTGTCGGTCGGTCTCGAGACCAATGATATTATCGAAGTCTTAAATAGGCTTTCCAAAGCAA ACACTGTGGTCAGGTTCATAAAGGATTGTACCAAGCACTACGGGAAGGTCAAACTAGTTCTCAAGCACAACAAGTACTACGTTGAATCTACCCATGCGGATATTCTTCAAAATCTGTTGAAGGACAACGCGATCCGACATGCCCGAGTAATTGCTCCTCCTCCGACTGCTGAGACCAACAATCTAAGCAATGCAAAGGCCATTGTTGCAAAACCTACGGTGGTCCCCACACCCGCCAAGCAAGTAGAGGCCTCTGTCAATGATGCCACGAGTGGTCAAGCGGGACCCAGTCGAGCAGATGATGCTGACCTGTTCACTGCTGTCGTTGGGGTGGATAAAG AGGATGAAGTAGACGAGGATGAAAGTGTACATTCATTCCAGATCGAGGACTCTCAAGTGGAT GAAGTCAAAAAACGTTGCACACAACTCGATTACCCCGTGCTTGAGGAATACGACTTTCGCAACGATCGCATCAATGCCAACCTTGATATTGACCTAAAGCCTATGACCAGTATTCGACCATACCAAGAAAAGAGTTTGAGCAAGATGTTTGGTAACGG GCGAGCTCGTTCTGGTATCATCGTGTTGCCTTGTGGGGCTGGCAAAACTCTTGTCGGAATTACTGCCGCCTGCACAATCAAGAAGAGCACGCTGGTCCTGGCTACCTCTGG TGTGTCTGTAATGCAGTGGAAGCGCGAATTCATGCAGTGGTCCAATATTACCGACAAACAGATCTGTGTATTCACTGCGGACCAAAAAGAAAAG TTCGCCGGTGAAAGTGGTATTGTCGTATCCACATATTCTATGATCGCCAACACCACGAACCGTTCACACGAGTCCAAGAAAATGATGGACTTCCTGACGTCCCGCGAGTGGGGCTTCATTCTCCTTGACGAAGTCCACGTCGTACCCGCCAATATGTTCCGAAAAGTTATTACTACTATCAAGGCACACTCGAAACTCGGTCTCACCGCTACGCTTGTGCGAGAAGACGACAAAATCTCGGATTTGAACTACATGATAGGCCCAAAGTTGTACGAAGCTAATTGGATGGACTTGTCGGCCAAGGGTCACATTGCCAACGTCCAG TGTGCCGAAGTTTGGTGCCCTATGACGCCCGAATTTTACCACGAATATTTACGAGAAAAGTCACGCAAGCGAATGTGCT GGCGTGGGGACAAGATCATTGTATTCTCGGACAATGTCTACGCCTTGGAA GCTTACGCCAAAAAACTTAACAAGCCATTCATTTGCGGCTCAACAAGTCAACAAGAAC TCCAAAA CGACGTGTCTCATCCAAATCTCCTCCCACTTTGGTTCCCGCCGCAAGAAGCACAACGACTTGGACGTATCCTGCGCGCCAAGCGCAGAAACGACGAGGGCTTCAACGCGTTCTTTTACTCGCTCGTATCCAAGGACACGCAGGAAATGTATTACTCGACCAAACGGCAGCAGTTCTTGGTCGATCAAGGGTATGCGTTCAAAGTCATTACCCATTTGGCGGGGATGGACGAAGATCCAGAATTGGTATACAAATCCAGGGCCGAACAGCTCGAGTTGATGAGCGCTGTGTTGCTCGAGTCCGAAGACAAGGCCGATTTGGGTGACAAGATGGCCAAGGGGGATCTAGACTCTGTCATGAGGCGAGGCGTAGGGGGTGGGCGAGGTGGGAGATTTGGTGGCGGAGGAGGCGCTGGGCCATCGGTTGTTCGCCAATCTGGGTCGCTTGGCGCGCTTAGTGGTGCGCAACAGATGGCGTATATGGAGCGTAGCCGTGGTGCGAACAAGCAGTTGGCAAGGGAAGACAAGCAAAAAGGTCACTCGAGTAAATTGTTTGAGCAAAGGCACAAGGAGATGGAAAAGAGGCGCAAGGAGGCGGCCAAGAACGGGCCAAAGTAG
- a CDS encoding aurora kinase, translating into MSTTLPPAGNVSRLLTKFGASTAAAPRPVSRPPFGTSGSSESNMPTTASSRASRPVSPTRSGSGDGASAGMGGIDIGNYDGGFEKEDESRGQPVTGEAASDLALDSSAPSIYSGHRPTREWHLTDFDMGRPLGKGKFGRVYMVRTKCPPQYIVALKCLYKSEIVQCQVEKQIRREIEIQQNLRHPNVLRLYGYFHDTKRIFLMLEFAGKGELYKQLSKQGRFTEKRSSRYIYQMADALSYLHSKHVIHRDINRNLLLGINGELKIGDFGWSVHAPGNRRTTLCGTLDYLPPEMVEGRPHTEKVDYWALGVLMFEFLVGKPPFEDLSGQRATYTKISAVSFQIPSHISSDAADLIRKLLQHDPERRLPLTQVATHPWVVRYKRKSDAMQLD; encoded by the exons ATGTCGACAACACTGCCGCCTGCTGGAAACGTATCGCGGCTGCTAACCAAGTTCGGAGCGTCTACTGCTGCTGCCCCACGACCCGTATCGCGACCACCGTTTGGCACTTCGGGAAGTTCCGAATCCAACATGCCCACCACCGCGTCTTCCCGTGCAAGTAGGCCCGTCTCTCCTACCCGAAGTGGTTCCGGAGATGGCGCTAGTGCTGGAATGGGCGGCATCGATATCGGAAACTACGATGGTGGATTCGAGAAGGAAGACGAGAGTCGTGGCCAACCGGTGACTGGAGAGGCAGCATCTGACCTTGCTCTGGATTCGAGTGCACCAAGCATCTATAGCGG TCATCGCCCCACCCGCGAATGGCACCTTACCGATTTCGACATGGGTCGTCCCCTGGGTAAAGGAAAATTCGGTCGAGTCTACATGGTCCGAACAAAATGCCCTCCCCAGTATATTGTTGCCCTCAAGTGTCTTTACAAGTCGGAAATCGTCCAGTGCCAGGTCGAGAAGCAAATTCGACGTGAGATTGAAATCCAGCAAAACTTGAG GCACCCGAACGTACTTCGGCTCTATGGATATTTCCACGACACGAAGCGCATTTTCCTAATGCTCGAATTTGCCGGAAAAGGCGAGCTGTACAAGCAGTTATCCAAACAAGGCCGATTCACCGAGAAACGGAGTAGCCGA TACATCTACCAAATGGCCGATGCCCTAAGCTATCTTCATAGCAAACATGTTATTCACCGGGATATCAACCGAAATCTTCTCCTTGGTATTAACGGAGAACTGAAAATCGGTGACTTTGGTTGGAGTGTTCATGCGCCTGGCAACCG ACGAACAACTTTGTGCGGTACACTTGATTATCTCCCACCCGAGATGGTCGAAGGGCGTCCCCATACAGAAAAAGTCGATTACTGGGCGCTCGGCGTGCTCATGTTCGAGTTCTTAGTCGGCAAACCACCATTCGAGGACCTCAGTGGACAACGCG CTACGTACACCAAGATCTCGGCCGTCAGCTTCCAGATCCCATCCCACATCTCCAGTGACGCGGCAGATTTGATTCGAAAG CTCCTGCAACACGATCCCGAACGAAGGCTGCCGCTCACTCAGGTCGCAACTCATCCTTGGGTTGTTCGCTACAAGCGCAAGAGCGATGCTATGCAACTCGATTAA